One genomic window of Methanosalsum zhilinae DSM 4017 includes the following:
- a CDS encoding prenyltransferase, giving the protein MNSTFSFLFKVSRFRFWIYTGGTYVVGYALAANTFIDFIQIEYYIYLLYFFFLANIFIYGVNDLWDEDTDELNPKKDEMEHRLQKSEKLKLKYSIYFILGISLILMLFQSWGERLIFSGFLILSYFYSAPPLRLKKRPILDFSSNYLYVMPGILAYYLVAGDLPSWVILLAAYCHISAMHIFSAIPDIKYDRITGIITTPVYFGKKVALYIVLVFWTILAFIAIYLSALHVLSFLALLFPAFPLILIIRPSVDIRKLYWYLPYINILLGGLLFFTLINYKIFSWV; this is encoded by the coding sequence ATGAATTCAACCTTTTCATTTTTGTTTAAAGTTTCCAGGTTCAGGTTTTGGATATATACTGGAGGAACTTACGTTGTAGGGTATGCACTAGCTGCGAACACGTTTATTGACTTTATTCAAATCGAATATTACATTTATCTTCTCTATTTCTTCTTTTTAGCAAATATTTTCATATACGGTGTAAATGATCTGTGGGACGAGGATACTGACGAACTAAATCCAAAAAAAGATGAAATGGAACATCGGTTACAAAAATCTGAGAAATTAAAATTAAAATATTCAATTTATTTCATTTTAGGTATAAGTCTCATCTTAATGCTTTTTCAGAGCTGGGGTGAAAGGTTAATATTTTCAGGATTTTTGATACTTTCTTACTTTTATAGTGCACCACCATTAAGGCTTAAGAAAAGACCTATCCTAGACTTTTCTTCGAATTATCTTTATGTAATGCCAGGCATTTTAGCATACTATTTGGTTGCAGGAGATCTCCCATCATGGGTCATATTACTTGCAGCATACTGCCATATTTCTGCAATGCATATCTTTTCAGCAATTCCCGATATTAAATATGATCGTATCACCGGTATAATCACTACACCGGTCTATTTTGGGAAAAAAGTTGCTTTATATATAGTACTTGTGTTCTGGACAATCCTGGCATTTATAGCTATATATTTATCTGCACTTCATGTACTCAGCTTTTTAGCCCTACTCTTCCCAGCATTTCCACTTATTCTGATAATTAGACCTTCGGTAGATATCAGGAAACTCTATTGGTATTTACCATATATTAACATACTTTTAGGTGGTTTGCTGTTTTTTACTTTAATAAATTACAAAATATTTTCCTGGGTGTAA
- a CDS encoding phytoene/squalene synthase family protein has product MKRIKEKNSIILSNNMIDKTIHSIFKKGSKTYFYTTIFFPGNVKSDVFTLYSFLRKADDYVDSIPQDIEGFNNFKNRYYEGINGVKTGDVVIDSFIELLNRKEFDSKWVDAFFISMEMDLTVSSYKTFDELDKYLYGSSEVVGLFMAKILDLPEDAYISAKYLGRAMQYLNFIRDIDEDLDLGRNYFPETELVKYGLSRLEYDRIQENKENFRSLVRSQIDIYKEWQMKAEEGFVFIPCRYLIPIKTASEMYLWTSDQIYKNPLVVYDKKIKPSILRIILNIGIGLGKCAKIISKKSKLHKKSVILSKIDMK; this is encoded by the coding sequence ATGAAGAGAATAAAAGAAAAAAATAGTATCATTTTAAGTAATAACATGATTGACAAAACAATACATTCAATATTCAAAAAAGGGAGTAAAACGTATTTTTATACAACTATCTTTTTTCCCGGTAATGTAAAAAGTGACGTATTCACATTATACAGTTTTTTACGTAAAGCAGATGATTACGTTGACAGTATTCCACAGGATATTGAGGGTTTCAATAACTTTAAAAATAGATATTATGAAGGAATTAATGGTGTTAAGACAGGAGATGTGGTAATAGACTCGTTTATTGAACTTCTTAACAGAAAAGAGTTTGATTCAAAATGGGTAGATGCATTCTTCATTTCAATGGAAATGGACCTGACGGTCTCAAGTTACAAAACCTTTGATGAACTTGACAAATATCTCTACGGTTCTTCGGAAGTAGTTGGCCTGTTCATGGCCAAGATACTAGATTTACCCGAAGATGCATACATTTCGGCGAAGTATTTAGGCAGAGCTATGCAATACCTGAACTTCATAAGAGATATCGATGAAGATCTTGATTTGGGTAGAAACTATTTTCCTGAAACTGAACTTGTAAAATATGGATTGAGCAGGCTAGAGTATGACAGGATTCAAGAGAATAAAGAGAATTTCCGTTCATTAGTCAGGTCACAGATTGATATTTACAAAGAGTGGCAAATGAAAGCAGAAGAAGGTTTTGTTTTTATTCCATGCAGATACTTGATCCCCATAAAAACGGCATCTGAGATGTACCTATGGACTTCAGATCAAATTTACAAGAATCCACTTGTAGTCTATGATAAAAAGATTAAACCTAGCATTCTTCGTATTATATTGAATATTGGAATAGGCTTAGGTAAATGTGCCAAAATTATCAGTAAAAAGTCCAAGCTCCATAAAAAATCTGTGATATTATCTAAGATCGATATGAAATGA
- a CDS encoding phytoene desaturase family protein, giving the protein MKIIVIGAGFGGLSAASLFAKDGHQVIVIEKNEASGGRASVYSESGFNFDMGPSWYLMPDIYENYFAEFDKKPEDYYELKKLDPSYRVFFGDKKVVDISPSLEKNYELFDSFEENGGEKLKNYLESAGKMYESSVKDMLYKDFTSLSDFLSGKLLFKGMKLNILESLDHFVNKRFKSDEARKVLEYSIGFLGSSPQKTPSMYHIMSHIDMTMGVFYPEGGMRKVASSMHELALEQGVEFKFNEPVTSIEIKNKKATKVITFNGEYECDLVLVNADYAHSELDMVPDNHQTYSKKYWETRVMAPSAFVAYVGIDKVLDKLDHHNLFLKEDWSNKFDQLFDPKKAAWPDSPSYYVNIPSRTDSTASPEGTDTLFILVPLAPGLEDTKEKRDQLYHKIMEDLEKKVHEDIRGHVVVKKIFALDDFEQRYNAYKGTALGISHTLRQTAVWRPAHKSKKVSNLYYSGQYTHPGIGVPMTLISSQIVAEQVNEENKRKK; this is encoded by the coding sequence TTGAAAATTATAGTTATAGGGGCTGGTTTCGGGGGTCTTTCAGCTGCTTCCCTTTTTGCTAAAGATGGACATCAAGTAATCGTTATTGAAAAAAATGAAGCTTCTGGTGGAAGAGCTAGTGTTTATAGTGAAAGCGGGTTCAATTTTGATATGGGCCCCTCATGGTACTTGATGCCTGATATCTACGAGAACTATTTTGCAGAATTCGATAAAAAACCTGAAGATTATTATGAATTAAAAAAACTGGACCCTTCATACAGAGTATTTTTTGGTGATAAGAAAGTTGTAGATATCTCACCATCACTTGAAAAAAACTATGAACTTTTCGATTCATTTGAAGAGAATGGTGGTGAAAAATTAAAAAATTATTTGGAATCAGCAGGTAAAATGTACGAATCTTCTGTTAAAGATATGCTCTACAAAGATTTCACATCATTATCCGATTTTTTGAGTGGTAAACTCCTTTTCAAGGGTATGAAACTCAATATCCTGGAAAGTTTAGACCATTTTGTTAATAAGAGGTTTAAAAGTGATGAAGCTCGAAAAGTGTTAGAATATTCAATCGGTTTTTTAGGCAGCTCTCCACAAAAAACTCCTTCAATGTACCATATCATGTCACATATAGATATGACCATGGGCGTATTTTATCCGGAAGGTGGAATGCGAAAAGTCGCTTCTTCAATGCATGAACTGGCACTAGAACAGGGTGTTGAGTTCAAGTTCAATGAACCCGTGACATCAATAGAAATCAAGAATAAAAAAGCTACTAAGGTAATTACTTTTAATGGTGAATATGAGTGTGATCTTGTTTTAGTAAATGCAGATTATGCGCACAGTGAACTCGACATGGTACCAGACAATCATCAAACTTATTCCAAGAAATATTGGGAAACTAGAGTAATGGCACCATCAGCTTTTGTTGCTTATGTTGGGATTGATAAGGTTTTAGATAAACTGGATCATCATAACCTGTTCTTGAAGGAGGATTGGTCAAACAAGTTCGATCAACTGTTCGATCCGAAAAAAGCTGCATGGCCAGATTCTCCTTCATATTATGTGAATATTCCATCAAGGACAGATTCAACAGCCTCTCCTGAAGGTACAGATACTTTATTTATCCTGGTACCACTAGCTCCAGGACTAGAAGATACGAAAGAAAAAAGAGATCAACTTTATCATAAGATTATGGAAGACCTTGAAAAAAAGGTGCATGAAGACATAAGAGGTCACGTTGTAGTTAAAAAGATATTTGCGTTAGATGACTTTGAACAAAGATATAATGCCTATAAAGGTACTGCATTAGGAATTTCTCATACACTTAGGCAAACCGCAGTTTGGAGACCCGCACATAAGAGCAAAAAAGTTTCTAACCTATATTACTCGGGCCAGTATACACACCCTGGAATTGGCGTACCTATGACTTTAATATCTTCACAGATAGTTGCTGAACAGGTCAATGAAGAGAATAAAAGAAAAAAATAG
- a CDS encoding helix-turn-helix transcriptional regulator, which produces MMKKNLIDILFMSEKRKKVLLLLIEEPKEMKHLLKSINTTRQALLPQMRLLEEHHLIVQCNDKYELTTVGNLIVNEMIPLLNTIEVFDINIDYWGTRNLKIIPKRFLKRINELKGCKIIEPSLVNIFEANKDFIKNAQKSSSLCFIFIFMHPSLFPLATQLVNNDIDISVIINKDMLQKIESELSNEFNQLIKTGKIKFYLYQEEIGILSLALSDDCLILRLFSKTYFGNNKFSNEQVFCSTSQAHQWGEDLFSYYLKSSTLITEI; this is translated from the coding sequence ATGATGAAAAAAAATTTAATTGATATTTTATTCATGTCTGAGAAGAGAAAAAAAGTTCTTCTATTGTTAATAGAAGAACCCAAAGAAATGAAACATCTTCTCAAATCTATTAATACCACTAGACAAGCTTTGCTTCCCCAGATGAGACTATTAGAAGAACACCATCTTATAGTTCAGTGTAACGATAAATATGAACTAACTACAGTTGGAAATTTAATAGTCAATGAAATGATTCCTTTATTAAATACTATTGAGGTATTTGATATTAATATTGACTACTGGGGAACTCGAAATCTTAAAATCATACCAAAAAGATTTTTGAAAAGAATAAACGAATTAAAAGGATGTAAAATAATAGAACCCAGTTTGGTGAATATATTCGAGGCTAATAAGGATTTTATTAAAAATGCTCAAAAATCCAGTTCATTATGTTTTATATTTATTTTTATGCATCCCAGTTTATTTCCACTTGCAACTCAACTTGTTAACAATGATATTGACATTTCAGTCATCATTAACAAAGATATGCTGCAAAAAATTGAATCTGAATTGTCTAATGAATTTAATCAACTCATTAAAACTGGGAAAATTAAGTTTTATTTGTATCAGGAAGAGATTGGAATTTTATCCTTAGCACTAAGTGACGATTGCTTAATTTTAAGATTATTCTCTAAAACTTATTTTGGTAATAACAAATTCAGTAATGAACAAGTTTTTTGTTCAACTTCACAAGCACATCAATGGGGTGAAGATCTTTTCAGTTATTACTTGAAAAGCTCAACACTGATAACTGAAATTTGA
- a CDS encoding right-handed parallel beta-helix repeat-containing protein, giving the protein MLRSKKKSTNIFIVACLVLAFIVGMVGAAGAATISVEEGDSIQDAIDGADPGDTIEVGPGIYEEQLIIYINKSNLKLVGSTDDNGVPTSILNLSSFTSGYGIFIDQTAGVTVENFEVHSSPNRGVYADKTEGVVIDNIVSHNNSNDGIRVRYDQNGTIQNSKAIANDGDGITFYSYGSILNNLVSNNVERGIYVNVGSVSGTGMVTISCNEVYENENAGAIGSSDHRVGGIIVYSKAHDAGITHVTIENNKIYKNKGPGLLLYKINHNESIPGIVDPESESLVKGNTIFDNENRTSPSWGINPADGILAYLCHNIVFECNEIYNSTAGIRITNDYRYNSYGPTTNNTLKFNDLYNNKYGILVSGGENFQVKNTTVQDNNIYDNEEGLVNINNGDEIVTATSNWWGDSSGPSGEGPGSGDSISMNVEYDPFAAEMIDVCPPADCPSTGELREPNDFCAALFSVPTMSPLLLIVGLLGISMFMILRKEQKK; this is encoded by the coding sequence ATGTTAAGATCAAAGAAAAAATCAACTAATATTTTTATTGTTGCTTGTTTGGTGCTAGCTTTTATTGTTGGCATGGTTGGAGCAGCAGGTGCAGCTACAATATCTGTAGAAGAAGGTGACTCTATCCAGGATGCTATTGATGGTGCAGACCCTGGAGATACTATTGAAGTGGGCCCTGGAATTTATGAGGAACAACTGATAATTTATATAAACAAGTCCAACCTAAAGCTGGTTGGATCTACAGATGACAATGGTGTGCCTACCAGTATACTCAACCTATCAAGCTTTACAAGTGGATATGGAATTTTTATTGACCAGACCGCAGGCGTTACTGTTGAGAACTTTGAGGTTCACAGCTCACCTAATCGCGGTGTTTATGCTGATAAGACAGAGGGAGTAGTGATAGATAATATCGTATCTCATAATAATTCCAATGACGGTATAAGGGTTCGATATGATCAAAATGGAACTATCCAGAACAGTAAGGCTATTGCTAATGATGGTGATGGAATCACATTTTATTCCTATGGTAGCATTCTCAATAACCTTGTTTCCAATAATGTAGAAAGAGGAATTTATGTTAATGTAGGTTCTGTTTCTGGCACTGGAATGGTCACTATTTCCTGTAATGAAGTGTATGAAAATGAGAATGCTGGAGCGATTGGATCAAGTGATCATCGGGTTGGTGGAATAATAGTTTATTCGAAAGCCCATGATGCAGGAATTACTCATGTCACAATTGAAAATAATAAGATATACAAAAACAAAGGTCCAGGCCTTCTACTTTACAAGATAAACCACAACGAATCAATACCTGGAATTGTTGATCCTGAAAGTGAATCACTTGTAAAGGGAAATACAATATTTGACAATGAAAACCGGACAAGTCCCAGTTGGGGTATAAATCCTGCTGATGGAATCCTGGCATATCTTTGCCACAATATTGTATTTGAGTGCAATGAAATCTATAATTCAACAGCAGGTATCAGAATCACCAATGATTACAGATACAATTCATATGGTCCTACCACGAACAATACTCTAAAATTCAATGATCTATACAATAATAAATATGGAATACTTGTCAGTGGTGGAGAGAACTTCCAGGTTAAAAACACTACAGTACAGGACAACAACATTTATGACAATGAGGAGGGACTGGTCAACATAAATAATGGCGATGAGATTGTCACTGCTACCAGCAACTGGTGGGGTGACAGCTCTGGACCTTCGGGCGAAGGCCCGGGTTCAGGAGACTCAATCTCAATGAATGTGGAATATGATCCATTTGCAGCAGAAATGATCGATGTTTGTCCACCCGCAGACTGTCCATCCACAGGTGAACTCCGTGAACCAAACGACTTCTGTGCAGCTCTTTTCTCAGTTCCGACAATGAGTCCATTACTTCTAATTGTCGGCCTGCTTGGCATATCCATGTTCATGATCCTGAGAAAAGAACAAAAGAAATGA
- a CDS encoding methyltransferase translates to MSNSHDALIISEARSLRFLFRGQLLHLTAAVILTTIAWALAAPVLNEGSWLGISEAGWFWAAVGLTIFHQFYVWVVFRGQLGWGFFTQLFGRYDLTVHSILFSPMLIARPFVVIAAGMASPLTLALPRWIQLAIGLMLLVPALYTGWSVKKYFGFKRAVGGDHFRQSYRNMPLVTEGAFSWTPNAMYTFAFFGLWSIALLLGSHLALVIALFQHAFVWAHYFGTEQPNMELIYGE, encoded by the coding sequence ATGTCCAATAGCCATGATGCGCTAATTATCTCCGAGGCTCGATCACTTCGATTTCTGTTTCGAGGTCAGCTTCTTCATTTAACGGCAGCTGTCATCCTCACCACCATTGCGTGGGCCCTCGCTGCTCCAGTCCTAAATGAAGGGTCCTGGCTTGGAATTAGCGAAGCTGGCTGGTTCTGGGCCGCTGTTGGACTAACTATCTTCCACCAGTTCTATGTGTGGGTAGTTTTTCGTGGGCAACTGGGATGGGGTTTCTTCACACAATTGTTCGGAAGGTATGACCTCACAGTCCATTCCATCCTTTTTTCTCCGATGTTGATTGCTCGTCCTTTTGTCGTTATCGCGGCGGGCATGGCCAGTCCATTGACACTTGCTTTGCCTCGATGGATTCAACTAGCCATAGGACTTATGTTGCTAGTCCCGGCATTGTACACTGGCTGGTCAGTAAAGAAGTATTTCGGATTCAAACGTGCAGTCGGAGGAGATCATTTTCGACAAAGCTATCGAAATATGCCGCTTGTAACCGAAGGAGCGTTTAGCTGGACACCAAATGCCATGTACACCTTCGCTTTTTTTGGCCTTTGGAGTATCGCTTTACTACTGGGGTCACATCTGGCATTGGTGATTGCGTTATTCCAGCACGCTTTCGTATGGGCCCACTATTTTGGTACGGAGCAACCGAATATGGAACTCATCTATGGTGAATGA
- a CDS encoding type II toxin-antitoxin system RelE family toxin, with the protein MNYEGLFTNAFKKDLKAIKKKHPDNLNKIVDSIENKILNTPFSEDVKQLTCFNYYRFRVGKYRIIFDFEDDNKLLFLAVDIRSSIYEKLRERFNKC; encoded by the coding sequence ATGAATTATGAAGGACTTTTTACTAATGCATTCAAAAAAGATTTGAAAGCAATTAAGAAAAAACATCCCGACAATTTAAACAAAATTGTAGATTCAATAGAAAATAAAATATTGAATACCCCTTTTTCTGAAGATGTTAAACAATTAACATGCTTTAACTATTATAGGTTCAGGGTTGGAAAATATAGAATTATATTTGATTTTGAAGATGATAATAAACTTCTTTTTTTAGCTGTTGATATAAGGTCATCAATATATGAAAAGTTAAGAGAACGTTTCAATAAGTGCTGA
- a CDS encoding ChaB family protein: MPYDKLSDLPASVRNNLPKNAQEIYMKAFNNAWNQYDDPEKRRGDKSQEEVAHSVAWSAVKEKYQKNEDGEWVKK; encoded by the coding sequence ATGCCATATGACAAATTAAGCGATCTACCAGCAAGTGTAAGAAATAATCTCCCGAAAAATGCTCAAGAAATATACATGAAAGCATTTAATAATGCATGGAATCAGTATGATGATCCAGAAAAACGCAGGGGAGACAAATCTCAAGAAGAAGTTGCGCATAGTGTAGCTTGGTCTGCTGTGAAGGAAAAGTATCAAAAGAATGAAGATGGAGAATGGGTCAAAAAATAA
- a CDS encoding 3'-5' exonuclease has product MGNGVICLDVETTGLHSTDEILQLAIIDDLGDILFYDYFKPLTKKVWPEAQKIHGISPPMVQDKKSICFHKPKIEDILRKSDTVVGYNIINYDLKFLHSSGITIPEMTVYDVMLEFADICGEWSEYYQNNKWQKLCTCAEYYGYPHLENLHDSMEDTRATLYCYKIMSSKSSDNL; this is encoded by the coding sequence ATGGGCAATGGGGTGATATGTCTTGATGTTGAAACTACTGGACTTCATTCAACTGATGAGATTTTACAGTTAGCAATTATCGATGATTTAGGAGATATATTGTTTTATGATTACTTTAAACCGTTAACCAAAAAAGTGTGGCCAGAAGCACAAAAAATACACGGCATATCTCCGCCAATGGTTCAGGATAAGAAAAGTATTTGTTTCCATAAGCCAAAAATTGAAGATATTCTCCGAAAATCAGATACTGTTGTGGGATATAATATAATTAATTATGATCTAAAATTCCTACATAGCTCAGGAATTACTATCCCAGAAATGACAGTTTATGATGTGATGCTGGAATTTGCCGATATTTGTGGAGAGTGGAGTGAATACTACCAGAACAATAAATGGCAAAAATTGTGCACATGTGCAGAATATTATGGTTATCCTCATCTTGAAAATCTTCATGACTCAATGGAGGATACTAGAGCAACTCTTTATTGTTATAAAATTATGAGCAGCAAGTCCAGTGATAATCTTTAG
- a CDS encoding DUF1638 domain-containing protein gives MTFLFLIGCKILEDEIVHILSDDTSIERTIIIDNGEISDLVEKFRSTDITPEIADEDMFKSKFVNHGYNIDTLTVVIVIQPKHLHSCPNKLKSETYSIIKKYSKYAKGILLFYGSCGKAFRDINSDFDETDTVIRILENYDNTKSSKVTDCVSLALGGDDEYYQILKQYPKAIFFTPMWASNWDILFGDLERTMKKDKTKKLFFKKMGIDVLAKINTGLNYEPNFEENIDSFASLFGFDIIEIQGNTTIAENCYRRIKNEIFPEKESNRITETEIAILK, from the coding sequence ATGACGTTTTTATTTTTAATTGGATGTAAAATTTTAGAAGATGAGATTGTTCATATCTTGTCAGATGATACCAGCATTGAGAGAACTATAATAATAGATAACGGAGAGATTTCAGATTTGGTAGAAAAATTCAGAAGTACTGATATAACTCCTGAAATTGCTGATGAGGATATGTTCAAATCAAAGTTTGTGAATCATGGCTACAACATAGATACTCTTACTGTTGTAATAGTGATTCAACCAAAACATCTTCATTCATGCCCAAATAAACTGAAATCTGAAACTTATAGCATTATCAAAAAATATTCTAAGTATGCTAAAGGTATATTATTATTTTATGGTTCCTGTGGAAAAGCATTCAGAGACATCAACTCAGATTTTGATGAAACTGATACAGTCATTCGGATTCTGGAAAATTATGACAATACCAAATCATCAAAAGTAACCGATTGTGTTTCACTTGCTCTTGGAGGTGATGATGAGTATTACCAGATACTTAAGCAGTATCCAAAAGCTATTTTCTTTACACCCATGTGGGCTTCAAATTGGGATATTTTGTTTGGAGATCTTGAAAGAACAATGAAAAAAGATAAAACTAAAAAATTGTTTTTTAAGAAAATGGGGATAGATGTGTTAGCTAAAATAAACACAGGGTTAAATTATGAACCAAATTTTGAAGAAAATATTGATAGTTTTGCATCATTGTTTGGTTTTGATATAATTGAAATTCAGGGTAATACTACGATAGCTGAAAATTGTTATAGGCGAATAAAAAATGAAATATTTCCTGAAAAAGAATCAAATAGAATTACTGAAACTGAAATTGCAATTTTAAAATAA